ACGCCAACCACTACTGCGGTCAAACCGGTACGGCCGCCCGAGGCGATACCGGCAGTTGATTCAATATAGCTTGTCGTGGTTGAAGTACCCAGCGCTGCACCCGCCATAGACGCGGTACTGTCGGCCATCATGGCGCGACCAATGCGAGGCAGCTTGCCGTCTTTATCTAACAGCTTACCCCGATGAGCAACGCCCACTAAAGTGCCCGAAGTATCAAATAGGTCTACAAACAGGAAAGCAAAAATCACGCTGAGCATCGCGACATCTAACGCTCCCATCAAATCCATCGCCATGAAGGTGGGTGCAATGGAGGGCGGCATCGACATTAATCCACCGTACTGGTTATGCCCAAGCAGCATTGCCAATACAGTGATGCCCAAAATACCGATCATCACCGCGCCGGTGACCCGCAGATAAGACAAAGCGGTAATTACAAAAAAGCCCAGCAAGGCATAAATAGCCGGCGGCTGAGATAGGTCCCCAAGCGAAACGAAGGTGGCCGGATTAGCAACGACAATCCCTGCGTTTTTAAGCGCAATCATCGCCAGGAACAGCCCGATACCGGCTGCAATGCCCAGCCGCAACGACATTGGAATGGCATTAATAATCCATTCACGAATCTTGAAAATACTGAGTAAAAAGAACGTCAGACCAGAAAGGAACACCGCTCCCAACGCAGCTTCCCAGGTGTAGCCCATTCCAAGCACTACGCCATAGGTAAAGAAAGCGTTTAACCCCATACCTGGCGCCTGGGCGATGGGGTAATTGGCCCATAGACCCATCACGAAACAACCTATAGCCGCGGCTAAGCAGGTGGCCACAAACACTGCGCCGTAGTCCATTCCCGCTTCGGAAAGGATGCTTGGGTTGACAAAAATAATGTAGGCCATCGTCAGGAACGTTGTAATCCCGGCGATAACTTCTGTCTTCACATTGGTTTTGTGCTCGGAGAGCTTGAAGTAGTTATCCAGACGTTTCATGAGTCTTGTTGTCCTTAGCGCTAACGCCGCATAAGCATGCGTTCCGGTGCCCAGAAAAGCCGCACATACTACCGAAACGCTCAGCGTGATGCGAGCGCCCCGACATAGCGGCTCATAAACGCGAGAAAGTCCCGCGGCTTAATGCCAAGCAATCTTCAGGCCATGAGCTAACCGATTGGTCAATCCCACAGCGCACAAACACAATAAGCAACGCGGCTATAGGCCTTACTATGGAGGACCTAGCGGTTAAACCCGCTGCTGCGTTGCCAAAATGCGCTCAACGGTCTCAACGATAACCTGCGTTTGTGGATCGACTTCAATATTGACCTGATCCCCAGGCGCCCGGTCTTGAAGCGTAGTGCGTGCCAGCGTTTCAGGAATTAAATTAACGCTAAACTCAACGCCAGTTTCCGTTTGGCGCACATCACCTATCGTCAAGCTAATGCCATCGACACCGATATAGCCTTTCTCGAATACGAAGCGGCCAAGCCTTTCGGGCAGAGAAAACCACAGGCGACGGTTGTTAGGTGCCTCTTCGATCGCCACCACGTCTGCCATAGAAATAATATGACCCGACATCGAGTGCCCGCCTATTTCATCGCCAAAGCGCGCCGCGCGCTCTATATTGATGCACTGCCCTGGCGTGACGGCACCAAGATTGGTCAACCGCAGCGTTTCGCGCATTAAATCAAAGCTTACGTTATCGCCCTCGATCGACGTTACCGTCAAACACACCCCGTTATGGGACACCGATGCGCCGATCTCAAGGCCCGCTCGCATTGAGAGAGGCATTTCAATTACGTGTACGCGAAACTCATCAAGCTCACGCACTGCTACAACCTTCGCAACCCCTTGCACAATGCCGGTAAACATAAAACTCTTATCTCCTGAATGTCAGCGCTAGCGAAATGATGGTCATAATCTTACTACTGGTGCCTCGTGCTTGCGCACTCTTCTCCACTATATTGCGTATCGATCCGATAATACTGGATGGCTAAGTAAACCCTCACCCAGTCAAACCAAGCACATGCCCAAGCATGTTGATTAGTAAAAAATACACAAAAAGCGATAAATATCAGGAAATATCGCTATTTTAACAGCTTAAAACATACAATCGGACGGATGTGATTGACAGGCCATGTCGGCATATTTAAACTTTGGTCGCAAATTTAATGACGCCGATTTGTACCCATATTGCGGGCGTCCACCCATACTTTGGCCGGGCTTAGCCACTGTTTAGGTGAAGTGCAGCTAATAAGGGTGTGTCCAGCGCTGATGGCCACCCAAGAGGGTGGCTTTTTTATTTTCAGCCCTACCCTTGGTCACTTGAAATTTGCACCCCCGCACCCGTCTTCGGCCTACCGTTAAGGCAGACGCTATGATTGAACTTAGCAACGTCAGTAAAACCTACTTCAGTAACACCTCTGTCGGCAAAAGAAAGGGCAACGACAAAAACGCTGTCCATGCACTCAAAAACGCCAGCCTCAGCGTCCCCAAAGGCACTATCCATGGCGTGATTGGACTTTCCGGCGCGGGCAAGTCCACGCTGATTCGCTGCGTCAACCTGCTTGAGCGGCCCACGAGCGGCAGCGTTACGGTAGACGGTCAAGAAATGACGCGCCTGAGCAATGCAGAGCTTAATCGGGCACGCCACCGAATTGGAATGATCTTTCAGCATTTCAATTTGCTCACCACGCGTACGGTCTTCGACAACGTCGCGCTTCCCCTTGAGCTAATGGGCCAAAAACGTCACGCCGTGCGTGAGCGCGTTATTTCGCTGCTGGAAATGGTGGGCCTAGCGGACAAAGCCAATCAATACCCGGCCCAGCTTTCTGGCGGGCAAAAACAACGCGTGGCCATTGCTCGCGCGCTGGCCAGCAAGCCGCAGATTCTGCTTTGCGATGAAGCAACTTCAGCGCTTGATCCACAAACCACCAGCTCAATTCTGGAGCTGCTGCGTGATATTAATCGTCAGCTGGGCATTACCATTCTACTGATTACTCACGAGATGGAGGTGGTGAAATCAATTTGCCATCGAGTCAGCCTGATTTCAGACGGGGAACTGGTTGAAGACGCAGAAGTGGGCGACTTTTTCACCGCGCCGCGCACACAGCTGGGCCGAGAGTTTCTCAATGATTTTCTGCAGCTAACGCCGCCTAAAGAGCTGATTGAGCGGCTTATGGACGCGCCCGGCAACAATACTCACCCCGTCGTCCGGCTCACCTTTTCGGGCGATGCGGTCTCAACGCCACTCATTTCACGCCTTGCCCGTGAGTGCGGTGTCGACGTCAGCATTTTGCAGGCGAAAGTAGAATCTATTCAGGAACGCACCCTAGGCTTAATGATTGCAGAGCTATTAGGCACGCCGGCGCAGACGCAGCAGGCCATGACGTATCTTGAATCTCATCAACTGCAGGTAGAGGTACTTGGCCATGTCCAGCGCAATGATTGATCTTATTTTACAAGCCACGCTGGACACTCTTTATATGGTGGCCGTATCAGGACTGATTTCGACCCTGGTTGGTCTGCCGCTGGGCGTATTGCTATACGTTACGCGCCCTCGCCAAATATTAGCCAAGCCCGTGCTAAACCAAGCGCTCAGTCTCATTACTAACATTGGCCGCTCAATTCCTTTTATCATTTTGATGGTAGCCATCATTCCTTTTACGCGGATGCTCGTCGGCACGTCGATTGGCATCAATGCCGCGTCGGTACCGCTAACGATTGCTGCCATTCCGTTTATTGCGCGACTGGTTGAAGCGGCGCTCAATGAGCTTTCACCGGGACTCATTGAAGCAGCACAGGCGATGGGCGCCACCCCTTGGCAAATCATTTGCAAAGTGCTGATTCCAGAGGCTCGCGGCGGCATCATGACGGGCTTAACAATTACCGTCGTGACGCTGGTCAGCTACTCGGCCATGGCAGGCGCAGTCGGCGGCGGCGGGCTAGGCGATTTAGGCATTCGTTATGGTTATAACCGCTTCAATCCGACCATTATGCTCATTACGGTCGTGATCTTGGTCGTCATGGTGCAGGGCTTCCAGAGTCTGGGCGACTACCTGGTTCGCAAAAGTGATCGTAAATAGTTAGTCACCTGCCTCTTTATGCCAAAAACGAATTAGACACACGCTTCTTATTCCCGCATCATTGCACCATTATGTACAACGTGATTGGAGAAATGCCATGCAAAAGCTCATTATCGGTAGCCTGACAGCCCTAGCCCTTGCGGTTAATGTCGCCAACGCAGAGACACGCAGCATCAAAATGGGCACCGTCGCCGGCCCTGAAACAGAAGTAATGGAAGTCGCGGCCCGCATCGCTAAAGAAGAATACGACCTTGATGTCGAAATCATTGAGTTTACTGACTTCGTCACACCTAACGTTGCCCTCGCGGACGGCAGCTTAGATGCTAACGCCTACCAGCACGAACCCTACCTAGACACCATGATTAACGACCGCGGTTACGAGCTCGCGGTGGCTGGCTACACCTTCGTTTATCCGATTGGCGCTTACTCGGAGAAGTACGACAGCATTGATGATCTGCCTGACGGCGCACAAATTGCCCTACCCAACGATCCGACCAACGAGGGTCGTGCGTTGATCTTGATGCACAACGAAGGCCTGATCACCCTTAACGATCCTGAATTCCTTGAAGCAACGCCTATCGATATTGCTGAAAATCCGCGCAACTTCCGCTTCCGTGAAATTGAAGCGGCTCAGCTGCCGCGTGTACTGCCCGATGTCGACATGGCGTTCATCAATAACACCTTTGCACAGCCGGCGGGCTTAAGCCTTGACGATGCGTTGATTAAAGAAGGCCCTGAGTCGCCTTACGTCAATCTGATCGCCGTGCGTGCGGGTGACGAAGAGCGCGAAGAAATCCGCCAACTGGTCGATGCCTATCAGCGTGACGAAGTCATTGAAAAAGCGGAAGAGCTATTCAAAGGCGCGGCCGTCCCAGGCTGGACCAAGTAACGCCTAGGACTGCCTCCTTCGAAGTAAAAACGATATGCTAAGCCGGCCCTGCGCCGGCTTTGTGCGCTTTGTAAAAACACCTGTCTTATGCGATTTTTAAACTAAGGAAGCCAAATGCAAACCACTGTCGATTTTTCGATGCTTAACCGCCAGCTGGAAGCGCTGCTGGACACACGGGACTGGCTAACCAATAGCGCACAGACAGGCGCATTTATCGCTCAACAGCTTAGCGACTTAAACTGGGTGGGATTTTACCTTCAGCGTCAATCCGACGTACTCAGCCTGGGACCCTTCCAAGGCCAGCCTGCATGCCATCCGATCCCTTTCAGCAAAGGTGTCTGCGGTGCCGCTGCGCGCCAGCAAACCACTCAGCGAGTCGACGACGTGCATGCAGTTGAAGACCATATTGCCTGCGACACCAACTCACGCTCTGAGCTGGTGGTTCCTGTCGTGGCCAATGGCCACCTATGGGGCGTGCTTGATTTAGACAGCCCACTGCACGGGCGTTTCACGCAGCAAGATCAGGCTGGCATTGAAGCACTGGTTGCCACCTTTATTCAGCAAACTGATTTACCCAATTTCATCGCGAAAGCTAACTAGCACACATACAAAACACCTCGCACGATAACGCACGAGGTGTTTTTAGCTATTTGGTAGGACCAGGCGGATTTGAACCGCCGACCTCCACGATGTCAACGTGGCGCTCTAACCAACTGAGCTATGGTCCTACTGACGCTGCACTCAGACACAATCGTGCCAAGCAACGGATGCGAATTGTACGTTCTTACCACTGAATTGCAAGCTTTTTCCCTGTTGTGCTTCGCCTCTTTGCACGAACCACTCGATAACAAATTGTCGTTAAACTCTTACACTTATATTATTACATCGCAGGCTAATTATTTTAGTATGATGGCCATTATCTATAGGGAGGTAAGCCATGCTCGGTATTTTGCTAGGAAGCATCGCCATCGCGCTGTTATTAGCCACGCTCATTGCGCGCATCGAATTGCACTGGTGGTGGATCCGCAGTTTTGAATTTCCACGCTTACAGCTTGCATGCGTAGCGCTCGCTGACTTTTTATTAGCGGCTATCTTTGTTGATGCGGGACGCTGGCAGTGGATTGCCCTCGGCGCAGCAGGTGTTACCTTTCTGGTTCAGGCCTACTACATCTTGCCTTGGACACCGCTTTGGCCTGTGCAGGTTCAAGCGGCAGAAAATCCAGATAAAAGCCGCACCATTACGCTGCTAATCGCTAACGTCTTAACGCCGAATCGGCAGGCCCAATCGCTTATCGACATGATAAACAAACATAAGCCTGACATTGTACTGACGCTTGAGTCTGACCAATGGTGGGAAGACCAGTTAGACCCGGCGCTGAAAGAATACTGGCCCCACAGCGTTAAAATCCCGCTCGACAATCTTTACGGCATGCATCTTTACTCGCATTTGGAGCTGACCAACACCTCCATTGAGTGGCTGATTCAAGACGACATTCCGTCTATTCATACCGGGGTCACGCTAGAAAACGGCGAAACGCTTTGCTTCTACGCACTTCACCCTCGCCCGCCTGCGCCTAGCGAGAGTGAAAAGTCTTTATGGCGTGACGCTGAGCTTTTACTCGTCGGCAAAAAAATTCATGACGATCCACAGCCAACGCTAGTAGCTGGCGATCTTAATGACGTGGCGTGGTCAAGAACAACACGGCTTTTTTGTCGCGTGGGCGGCATGCTCGATCCACGCCGAGGCCGCGGGCTATTCAGCACCTTCCACGCTAAATATCCAATGTTACGCTGGCCTCTTGACCATATTTTCGTAACCGAGCACTTCACCCTGGTAGGCATGCAGCGCCTAAGCTATTTCGGCTCAGATCACTATCCTATCTTAGCGACCTTTTGCTATCGCCCCTCGCGCAAAGACGAGCATGAAACGCCCAAAGCCAGCACAGAAGAGCATGAGGAGGCCAGCGAAACGATTCAAGAAGGAAAAACCGAACACCAAGAAACCTAATCGCTGACGCCCCACACAGGCCGGATTACTCGGGAATACCGCCTTGAGTCAACACGGCCGGATCCAGCAAGCGCTCAAGCGTTTCACGATCAAGGTCTGTATTCTCCTCAGCCACGTCAATGATCGGCCTACCCGCTTGGTAGGCCTTTTTCGCAATAGCGGCCGCTGCGTTATAGCCAATCACACCATTTAACGCCGTTACCAGAATAGGGTTGCGTGCCAGGGGCACTTTCAGATTTTCTTCACGCACCTTAAACGTTGCGATTGCGCGATCAGCCAGCAGGCGAGAAGTATTGCTCATCAGGTTAATTGAAGTGAGCAAATTGGACGCCACTAGCGGCAGCATGACATTCAATTGGAAGTTTCCGCTTTGGCCCGCAACGGTAATCGCCGCATCTAAGCCAATAACCTGTGCAGCAGCCTGAGCGGCTGACTCGGGAATTACAGGGTTTACTTTACCCGGCATGATTGAGCTGCCGGGCTGCAGCGCCTCAAGCTCAATTTCGCCCAGCCCAGCCAATGGCCCTGAATTCATCCAGCGCAGATCATTGGCAATTTTCATAATCACACAGGCCAAGCCTTTTAACTGCCCTGATAGCTCGACCGCCGCATCTTGTGAAGAGAGGCTGGCAAAAAAACTATCGTTAGGAGCGAACATTAACCCCGTCTGCTCGCTCAGTTCCTGGGCAACCTGCTCAGCGAACCCTTCAGGGGCATTAATACCCGTACCCACCGCAGTGCCGCCCTGCGCTAAACGGCAAAGCCTTTGCATTGCGCTATCAAATCGCTCGATGGCTTGATTGAGCTGGCTCGACCAAGCGCCTAACTCTTGATCCATGCGCAGCGGCATGGCATCCATTAAATGGGTGCGCCCCGTTTTAACGATATGGCTTAACTCGCTAGCGCGGCTATCAATCGTGTCACGCAAATGCACCAACGCGGGGCGAAGAGACTCATGTACAGCGATGGCGGCCGAGAGATGAATGGCGGTCGGAATCACATCGTTGCTCGACTGCCCCATATTGACGTGATCATTGGGAGTGACGTCGACCCCCTCACGGGACGCCAGGGTGGCCAGCACCTCATTGACGTTCATGTTAGAGGAGGTACCTGAGCCGGTTTGAAATACATCAATAGGAAAATGCTGATCATGAATGCCGGTGAGCACTTCACGGGCAGCTTTCTGAATCGCCTCTGCGCGCTCTTTATCAAGCGCTCCCGATGCCTGATTGACGCGTGCTGCGGCTAACTTGATACGAGCAACCGCATGAATAAAGGCCGGAGGCATGGGCGTGTGAGAAACCGGAAAATTATTAATGGCTCGCTGCGTTTGTGCGCCGTAAAGGGCATCTGCGGGCACTTCCAACTCACCCATGCTGTCGCGTTCAATACGTGTTTCCATTGCTGGTTCTCCTATGAATATAACGACTTACTCTGGTCTGAGCGTAAAGCCGCAATATCGTTCGCCAGGGGTTGCCAAACTCTTGTTCAAATACAGCCTACCTCAAAAAAAGTCGTCTTCAATCAAGTCTTCACGAACTGCTCAGCACATACTCTTAAAGCTAATGTTGCACCGCACAAAAGCGTTTGCTATGCTGCACTGCAAGATGACACATAAAGATGCCAGTAAGTAAGCAGTACCCACCTCTGGATGGCTGTTTCTGGCAATCTATTTTAGCAGCGCTGTCTCTGATCGTGCTGTTGCAACCCTAGAGGGAATGAATATGAATACTGTTAATACTAATGAAATGAATCAGCAATTTGACAACATGTTTATGGCGCCAGCCCGCGCGTTTATGGCATTAAGCGTCGATTACACTGAAAAAATGATCAATGCTCAGATGGATGCCAGCAAAGCCTATACAGATACCGGCATTGCGCAGATGCGTCAGATGATGAACGTGAAAGACGCAGAAGGCCTGCGTAGCTACATGGAAAGCCAGCAAAACGTGGCTAAGGAATTAGCCGAACGTGCTAAGGGTGACGCTGATAAAGTAGTGTCATTGCAGCAGGATTTTATTCAGAAAAGCCAAAAACTGACGGAAGACAACGTCAAGCAAGCGCAAACTGCCGCTAGCAAAATGAGTAAAACCGCTTAACGCTTTTCCCATGTTATAGCGAATAAACCAGTTCGTTAAAACGCCACCGTTGGCTCTGCCTACGGTGGCGTTTTAGTGTCTGTCGAATCATTTTTTGCCCTACTGCTGAACCAATTTTTTACCAACCTAGGGCAGACTTCACAAACGGAATCGTCAGCTTGCGCTGAGCCGTCAGCGACGCCTTATCAAGCGTTTCCACCGCACGGCACAACTCGCCTAGCTCACGCGGGCCGCGATGTAGAATATAGCGACCCACGTCGTCGGGCAGCTGTATTCCTCTCACGCTGGCACGTAGCTTTAGGGCAGCCAAACGCTCGCTGTCGTCATCTAGCGTATGAACGTGAAAGGTCACACCCCAGGTTAACCGCGAGGCAAGATCAGGCAGCTGCACATTCAATTGGCGTGGAGAGGCATTGGCAACAATTAATAGCCGCTTGCCCGCATCCCGCAGCCGATTAAAAGCGTGGAATAGAGCCTCCTCCCAACGTTTGCGTCCGATCACGCACTCAAGGTCGTCGATCGCCACAAGATCCAACCGCTCGATATCTTCCAGCATCAGCGGCGGAAAGTGGCCTAAGTCGCCCAGCGGTAAGTACAGCGCGCGCTTATCTGCATCTGAAGCTGCGTGACAGGCCGCTTGAAGCAGATGACTGCGCCCCACCCCAGGCGCCCCCCACAGGTAGAGAAACGGCTCACCTTGCGCCGTTAGCTGCTGGGTAACATGCTCTACTAGCGAGGCGTTCGCACGTCCCGCATAGTAGTTATTAAACGTGGCATCATCACGTAAACCAATGCCCAGAGGAAGCTGTGCCGGTGTTCGGCTCATGGTGACTCCCGTTTATCATCACGCGCTGGCTCATCATGATACGACGAACTTACCTCGATAATCTTTGGCTGGTCGTCGGTATTTGTATCGTCGTAAAGCTCGCTGTGCTGATAGCGTACTTTGACTTCTTTAAGCAGCACCAAAATCACCGCAGCCACCGGCAGTGCTAACAGCACCCCCGTTAAGCCAAACAGCTTTCCACCCGCCAACACGGCAAAGATGACCGCTACCGGATGTAAGCCAATTTTGTCGCCCAGCAGCTTAGGCTGAAGCACCACGCTCTCAGCCATTTGACCAATGCTGAAGACTAAAATCACGCCCACCACTGCCCACCACGTGGCGTATTGAAAGAGCGCTACCACAAGCGCAATCACCAGGCCGACAATAAAACCTAAGAACGGCACAATGCTCACTAGCCCGGACACAAAGCCGATGAGCAGGCCAAAATTAAGCCCCATCAGCGTCAAACCGACTGCGTAAATAATCCCTAAGCAGAGCATGACCAGCAGCTGCCCGCGTAAGAATGAGGAAAGCACCTCATCGCAGCGGCGCGCTAAGCGAAAGGTATCATCAGCCCACTGACGGGGAATTAAATTGGCAATATTGTCGAGCAATCGATTCCAGTCTAAAAGCAGATAAAACGTCACCACGGGAATCAATGCAACGTAAGTCACCCAGGACGCAAACGCCATTCCAGAACGACCAATTTGGCCCAGTGCCTGCGCTAAATAACCGCCCGCATCACGCCAATTATCAGCCAGTGTTTCACGGACATTGGTTAACTCTGCGGTCACGTCATAACCTGTCCATTCCTGCACCTGGGGAGCCAGTATATTTTCGACCCAGTTGAAAATACTCGGAATCGCTTCCCCCAATTGCTTAAGCTGCTGAACAATCAGCGGTATTAAGATCAGCAGGCTCACCACCAGAATGATTAGCAGGACTAAAAACACGCTGCTCACCGCCAAAGGCCGGTTCATACCCCAGCGCTGGAAGCGATTCGCTAGCGGGTCGGCTAAATAAGCGAGAATCATCCCAGCAATAAAAGGCATTAGCACTGAATCGAGCAAATAAATAGAACCGCCTATCACTACCAAAAACAGCACACCCCACCAAGAATTGCGCATATATTCCTCTCAAATATGGATTTAAACCGGCCCTTTTCACTAAGCGTTACTATGCCGTATATCAGCAAAACCTGCTCGTAAGCTTTTCAACATGTTTCACAGCGGTGCGGCTTGCGCCACTGAGTGTTACAATTCGCTCCAGTTATCGCCCAGCACTGGCCATGTCGCCAGCACTACCAGCACCGCTATTTGCTTCACAGGATCTGTCATGACCGAGACCTCTTCTTCTTCGGCTACGCCTTCCCTCAGCTACAAGGACGCAGGCGTCGATATTGATGCCGGTAACGCCCTGGTTGACCGCATTAAACACGTTGCCAAGCGCACTACTCGCCCAGAAGTGATGGGTGGACTTGGCGGCTTTGGCGCACTGTGTGAAATACCGGCAGGCTATC
This DNA window, taken from Vreelandella profundi, encodes the following:
- a CDS encoding NCS2 family permease — its product is MKRLDNYFKLSEHKTNVKTEVIAGITTFLTMAYIIFVNPSILSEAGMDYGAVFVATCLAAAIGCFVMGLWANYPIAQAPGMGLNAFFTYGVVLGMGYTWEAALGAVFLSGLTFFLLSIFKIREWIINAIPMSLRLGIAAGIGLFLAMIALKNAGIVVANPATFVSLGDLSQPPAIYALLGFFVITALSYLRVTGAVMIGILGITVLAMLLGHNQYGGLMSMPPSIAPTFMAMDLMGALDVAMLSVIFAFLFVDLFDTSGTLVGVAHRGKLLDKDGKLPRIGRAMMADSTASMAGAALGTSTTTSYIESTAGIASGGRTGLTAVVVGVMFLISLFFAPLAGSIPAYATAGALLYVAVLMAGSLAHANWDDPTDAAPVLIAALAMPLTFSIAEGIALGFISYVGIKTLSGRFSDLNPAVIILSLLFAARYLFMG
- a CDS encoding riboflavin synthase subunit alpha; this translates as MFTGIVQGVAKVVAVRELDEFRVHVIEMPLSMRAGLEIGASVSHNGVCLTVTSIEGDNVSFDLMRETLRLTNLGAVTPGQCINIERAARFGDEIGGHSMSGHIISMADVVAIEEAPNNRRLWFSLPERLGRFVFEKGYIGVDGISLTIGDVRQTETGVEFSVNLIPETLARTTLQDRAPGDQVNIEVDPQTQVIVETVERILATQQRV
- a CDS encoding methionine ABC transporter ATP-binding protein; this encodes MIELSNVSKTYFSNTSVGKRKGNDKNAVHALKNASLSVPKGTIHGVIGLSGAGKSTLIRCVNLLERPTSGSVTVDGQEMTRLSNAELNRARHRIGMIFQHFNLLTTRTVFDNVALPLELMGQKRHAVRERVISLLEMVGLADKANQYPAQLSGGQKQRVAIARALASKPQILLCDEATSALDPQTTSSILELLRDINRQLGITILLITHEMEVVKSICHRVSLISDGELVEDAEVGDFFTAPRTQLGREFLNDFLQLTPPKELIERLMDAPGNNTHPVVRLTFSGDAVSTPLISRLARECGVDVSILQAKVESIQERTLGLMIAELLGTPAQTQQAMTYLESHQLQVEVLGHVQRND
- a CDS encoding methionine ABC transporter permease, with product MSSAMIDLILQATLDTLYMVAVSGLISTLVGLPLGVLLYVTRPRQILAKPVLNQALSLITNIGRSIPFIILMVAIIPFTRMLVGTSIGINAASVPLTIAAIPFIARLVEAALNELSPGLIEAAQAMGATPWQIICKVLIPEARGGIMTGLTITVVTLVSYSAMAGAVGGGGLGDLGIRYGYNRFNPTIMLITVVILVVMVQGFQSLGDYLVRKSDRK
- a CDS encoding MetQ/NlpA family ABC transporter substrate-binding protein, which gives rise to MQKLIIGSLTALALAVNVANAETRSIKMGTVAGPETEVMEVAARIAKEEYDLDVEIIEFTDFVTPNVALADGSLDANAYQHEPYLDTMINDRGYELAVAGYTFVYPIGAYSEKYDSIDDLPDGAQIALPNDPTNEGRALILMHNEGLITLNDPEFLEATPIDIAENPRNFRFREIEAAQLPRVLPDVDMAFINNTFAQPAGLSLDDALIKEGPESPYVNLIAVRAGDEEREEIRQLVDAYQRDEVIEKAEELFKGAAVPGWTK
- a CDS encoding GAF domain-containing protein; this translates as MQTTVDFSMLNRQLEALLDTRDWLTNSAQTGAFIAQQLSDLNWVGFYLQRQSDVLSLGPFQGQPACHPIPFSKGVCGAAARQQTTQRVDDVHAVEDHIACDTNSRSELVVPVVANGHLWGVLDLDSPLHGRFTQQDQAGIEALVATFIQQTDLPNFIAKAN
- a CDS encoding endonuclease/exonuclease/phosphatase family protein is translated as MLGILLGSIAIALLLATLIARIELHWWWIRSFEFPRLQLACVALADFLLAAIFVDAGRWQWIALGAAGVTFLVQAYYILPWTPLWPVQVQAAENPDKSRTITLLIANVLTPNRQAQSLIDMINKHKPDIVLTLESDQWWEDQLDPALKEYWPHSVKIPLDNLYGMHLYSHLELTNTSIEWLIQDDIPSIHTGVTLENGETLCFYALHPRPPAPSESEKSLWRDAELLLVGKKIHDDPQPTLVAGDLNDVAWSRTTRLFCRVGGMLDPRRGRGLFSTFHAKYPMLRWPLDHIFVTEHFTLVGMQRLSYFGSDHYPILATFCYRPSRKDEHETPKASTEEHEEASETIQEGKTEHQET
- a CDS encoding class II fumarate hydratase; translated protein: METRIERDSMGELEVPADALYGAQTQRAINNFPVSHTPMPPAFIHAVARIKLAAARVNQASGALDKERAEAIQKAAREVLTGIHDQHFPIDVFQTGSGTSSNMNVNEVLATLASREGVDVTPNDHVNMGQSSNDVIPTAIHLSAAIAVHESLRPALVHLRDTIDSRASELSHIVKTGRTHLMDAMPLRMDQELGAWSSQLNQAIERFDSAMQRLCRLAQGGTAVGTGINAPEGFAEQVAQELSEQTGLMFAPNDSFFASLSSQDAAVELSGQLKGLACVIMKIANDLRWMNSGPLAGLGEIELEALQPGSSIMPGKVNPVIPESAAQAAAQVIGLDAAITVAGQSGNFQLNVMLPLVASNLLTSINLMSNTSRLLADRAIATFKVREENLKVPLARNPILVTALNGVIGYNAAAAIAKKAYQAGRPIIDVAEENTDLDRETLERLLDPAVLTQGGIPE
- a CDS encoding phasin family protein is translated as MNTVNTNEMNQQFDNMFMAPARAFMALSVDYTEKMINAQMDASKAYTDTGIAQMRQMMNVKDAEGLRSYMESQQNVAKELAERAKGDADKVVSLQQDFIQKSQKLTEDNVKQAQTAASKMSKTA
- the hda gene encoding DnaA regulatory inactivator Hda, which produces MSRTPAQLPLGIGLRDDATFNNYYAGRANASLVEHVTQQLTAQGEPFLYLWGAPGVGRSHLLQAACHAASDADKRALYLPLGDLGHFPPLMLEDIERLDLVAIDDLECVIGRKRWEEALFHAFNRLRDAGKRLLIVANASPRQLNVQLPDLASRLTWGVTFHVHTLDDDSERLAALKLRASVRGIQLPDDVGRYILHRGPRELGELCRAVETLDKASLTAQRKLTIPFVKSALGW
- a CDS encoding AI-2E family transporter — protein: MRNSWWGVLFLVVIGGSIYLLDSVLMPFIAGMILAYLADPLANRFQRWGMNRPLAVSSVFLVLLIILVVSLLILIPLIVQQLKQLGEAIPSIFNWVENILAPQVQEWTGYDVTAELTNVRETLADNWRDAGGYLAQALGQIGRSGMAFASWVTYVALIPVVTFYLLLDWNRLLDNIANLIPRQWADDTFRLARRCDEVLSSFLRGQLLVMLCLGIIYAVGLTLMGLNFGLLIGFVSGLVSIVPFLGFIVGLVIALVVALFQYATWWAVVGVILVFSIGQMAESVVLQPKLLGDKIGLHPVAVIFAVLAGGKLFGLTGVLLALPVAAVILVLLKEVKVRYQHSELYDDTNTDDQPKIIEVSSSYHDEPARDDKRESP